GCCACAggaaaataatgtattttataaatacattataaatggggttttttttgggggggggttaagTCTTTGAAAATTCAAACTCTAATTTTTCCAACTCTGAAACTCAGCTTTGCAGAAGAGGCCCtgagggtcctggtggacagcaaactgaatatgagccagcaatgagccGTTGTGGCAAAATCAGCGAACGATGCCCTGAGCTGCATTAGGAGGAGTGttgcaggttgagggaggtaagccttcccctctactcagcactagagtggctgggtccagttctgggctccccaggacaAGGGAAATGTGGTCCTAGGGAAGCTGTGGAGTGTCTTCATGGGAGCAGGGAAACTTGAAGATATCTGGCAGGGTATTATGATGCGTTTCTTTCCTGAGAGGGTGGTccaacactagaacaggcttcCTAGAGAGATGGTCAATGCCCCAAGCCTGTCAGTGGTTGACAGTTATTTGGGCAATGGCCTTAATAACATATTCCAATTTTTGGTCAGCTTTTAAATTTCTCAggcagctggactagatgatcattgcAGAGGATGACCATCATAGATCCTTTCTAACTGATATCTTCTGTTCtgatctgttctattctattctattctattctattctattctattctattctagtcaattctattccattccattccattccattctattccattccattccaccctatcctatcctatcctatcctatcctatcctatcctatctatGTGGTGGTAGCAGTAGAATGGCATTGGAAGCACAGTCAGAGCTGGGTTTCCCATGGATGCAGTGCTCTTGTACTCGGTGGCTCCATGTTGCTGAGACCCCACTGTGGTGTTCCCTGACTGCTCTGTGGATGCAGTGATCACCTCATGTCTCTGTCCCCATGCACCCTTCAATGTCCTGTTCTACTCATCAGAGGAAGCCAAAGCAGGCGTCACCCAGAGCCTTGGTACTGACAGGGCTGCCTTGGACAAGATGCACAttgtcctgccctggcactgcctctcCTATTGGCCCATCCTGCCCGCTACAGGGGCTGGGCATCTTTAAAAAGAGGCCAGGGAGGTCTGAGTCAGGCACACAACCTTTCTGACTCCCACCGAGAGCTGTTGCGGCCACTGCCGCTCCCTGCAGGACCACTGTCTGGCAAAGCCTCTACAATGTGTAACCGATTCGTGGGAACCTGGAAACTCATCTCCAGTGAAAATTTCGATGACTATATGAAAGAATTGGGTGAGAAATggtcttttcattttctctctcttttatctttctttgtcttctttcctttttctttccttttttttttccttctttttcttttctttttctttctttttcttttctctttattttctttttctttcctttttatctcctttttctcttctttttctttcctttttctttcccttttcaacTTTTTCAAATGAAGTTTTCTTTGGGAATGTCTCTTCTTCACCTTATGCTTTGCTCATGGATGATgccttcctcctggccacaaaaGCAATTGAATTACTTTTCACACATAATTCAGTTTATTTCCCTTAGCATCTAAAATGGAAAAACCAGAAAGGTAGGTGCTGAATTGCTGTAATAAATTCCCTTCCATCTAAGTCAACTGACCAAATCTGATAtggctctctttttttttggtaataaaGAGTATCTATGGAGATGCTGCAATTTTTGTGCTTCCCAGTTGTACCATTAAACTTGTGACTTGTGCTAATTTACAATATATAATGGAGCTGATGTCTCATGACACTTTGGTTTCAGAGGTCTAAATCCTATGAATGAATCTATCTGTTACTCAAGAATGCCAGGAATGCAATAAGTTAAGcattgtttttcattttaatgctGCCTTCATCCCTATATAGCAAGTGCACAGTCAGCTACAGCATTGCTTTTGCTATAGAAATGATTCATTCAGACAGTGACCCCTTTTATCTGAAATGTTAAACTGGATAACAAAAGAATTGCAGTTAATTAACCAGATTAAATGTGGGACGAAGAGTCCAGCTACAGATATTTTTTCTGAAGAGCTGAGCAGAGTTGTTTAGCACAGAATAATTACTGCAAATAATTACACACTTTGCAGACAACTTTATACCCTTTTAAACAGAGATGGTCATCTTAACAGAGGCAAGAATTCCAGCTACCCCCTTTCTACTTCTATAAAGTAGCAATACATCATCGGTATGCCCCAGACCTCACATTTTGTAGGCAATGGACTGGACTGGAAAGCGCTAAGCAATATGAAAAGCTTTTGACATGGGATTTTCCCTGAAGCTTTCTGCAGCTTTGTGCTTGTATACTTCAACACTGAGGTTTGGATGCAAAGATCCTCAAAGGATGCTAGCAGCAACCTGGGAATCCCCTGGTCCCCAGTATGTTTATAATGAACAAGAACCAGCATATTGGCACTTCagcatccagcctcttccaggcagATGGTTAACCAAAGTGCAGATTCTCAGATttgttgagattttttttaagtatttttgAAGGCTTTTATGAGAAATACACCTTTCCTCTGAATTTTTCTGCCCATTCTGTCTCTACACAGTATACATGAGTGTGTGCTCAAGCACACCTTTATATCTTGCTGAAGGCGCACGCTATCACTTGAGGCTCCCTCATCCTCTGAGCACAGTGCCTCCAGATTTGAAGTCTCACCTGAATCAAGCATTAGAGTATTCGAGAAGGAACTGTTCTTTATCCTTCCAGTGATGATTTATGGAAGCATACTGGGTTTGTTTCTTGCTAGAATGTAATAATAGTCTTGTTTCTGATTTCTAGGAGTGGGCTTAGCCTCCCGGAAACTAGGTGGCCTGTCAAAGCCTGATGTGATCATCAGCATGAAAGGAGACATAGTAACCATCAGAACTGAAAGCACCTTCAAAAACACAATGATCTCTTTCAAACTAGGCCAGCAGTTTGATGAAACAACACCAGATGACAGGAAAGTGAAGGTATGGGGAATCTCTGACTGCTTCTAGACATCTCCTAGATGAGCACTAGGAGGAGTTTGTCCTCCCCGCTTAGGGCATTATGAGTTTTCCAAACTACTCAAAGAAAGcactgaaagaagaaataacATGCTGGTGAAACTGATGTTACAAAGTGTGTTATTAGCCAAGAATGGCTAGtgagggaggccatccagagggaccttgacaggctggagagttgggcccatgacaacttcat
This DNA window, taken from Dryobates pubescens isolate bDryPub1 chromosome 14, bDryPub1.pri, whole genome shotgun sequence, encodes the following:
- the LOC104304959 gene encoding myelin P2 protein → MCNRFVGTWKLISSENFDDYMKELGVGLASRKLGGLSKPDVIISMKGDIVTIRTESTFKNTMISFKLGQQFDETTPDDRKVKSVITLEKGALVQVQKWNGKETTIKRRLVDGKMVVECAMKGVVCTRVYERV